A part of Oncorhynchus keta strain PuntledgeMale-10-30-2019 unplaced genomic scaffold, Oket_V2 Un_contig_24016_pilon_pilon, whole genome shotgun sequence genomic DNA contains:
- the LOC118382258 gene encoding beta-chimaerin-like, which yields PASCVVVSDPEDYQPPIWKSYLYRLQQEAPRPKRMTCPQEMETRPKYYGREFHGMLSRESADELLGGAEGAYLVRESQRQPGTHTLALRFGYQTLNYRLFYDGKHFVGEKRFETVHDLVTDGLITLYIETKAAEYIAKMTTNPIYEHLGYTSLLKDKMGHRLSRRRTEPHRVTFQREDRKVRYLL from the exons CCCGCCTCCTGTGTTGTCGTTTCAGATCCTGAGGATTACCAACCGCCCATATGGAAGTCTTACT TGTACCGGCTCCAGCAGGAAGCTCCTCGGCCCAAGAGGATGACCTGCCCTCAGGAG ATGGAGACCAGACCCAAATATTACGGCAGAGA GTTCCATGGCATGCTATCCAGAGAGTCTGCAGATGAGCTACTGGGAGGAGCAGAGGGGGCTTACCTTgtcagagagagccagagacagcCAGGGACACACACCTTGGCCTTaag gtttGGGTACCAGACCCTGAACTACAGACTGTTCTATGACGGGAAGCACTTTGTGGGGGAGAAGCGCTTTGAGACGGTCCATGACCTGGTGACGGATGGCCTCATCACCCTGTACATCGAGACCAAGGCAGCAGAGTACATCGCCAAGATGACCACCAACCCCATCTATGAACACCTGGGCTACACATCCCTGCTGAAGGACAAGATGGGGCACCGGCTGAGCCGGAGACGCACTGAACCCCATAGGGTCACCttccagagagaggacaggaaggtgAGGTATTTGCTTTGA